A window of Zingiber officinale cultivar Zhangliang chromosome 5A, Zo_v1.1, whole genome shotgun sequence contains these coding sequences:
- the LOC121983035 gene encoding uncharacterized protein LOC121983035, whose product MSVGEKDLEAAAAAAVPASGDDDAASAAGRRRRDGSSVYERCVSGLEFALEAGRPLRELDPEKIKEEIKRWAKAVVAYARQLSFGSKQQRSEN is encoded by the coding sequence ATGTCGGTCGGAGAGAAAGACCTTGAGGCGGCTGCGGCGGCGGCAGTTCCGGCCTCTGGCGACGACGACGCCGCCTCCGCCGCCGGGCGCCGCAGGCGCGACGGCAGCAGCGTCTACGAGCGGTGCGTCTCCGGGCTGGAGTTCGCTCTGGAGGCCGGGCGGCCGCTGAGGGAGCTGGACCCGGAGAAGATCAAGGAGGAGATCAAGCGGTGGGCGAAGGCCGTCGTCGCTTACGCCCGCCAGCTGAGCTTCGGCAGCAAGCAGCAGCGATCGGAGAATTGA